In a genomic window of Malassezia japonica chromosome 4, complete sequence:
- a CDS encoding uncharacterized protein (EggNog:ENOG503P3VZ; COG:T) encodes MTSHLLDRLKSHDDRRMPRGECVFCDIIERRQPAYIVAETDDVIAFLDVLPIRAGHTLVVPKSHVKSISDLSPKQSASLMLNVVSVARTMEKAFGITGLQVAANQEYAQAVDHVHFHIVPAPLPSGSSSPLEKYNTQGTLQLMGRRDELGDEEGEDLANRMRTATGTLAKL; translated from the exons ATGACCTCGCACTTGCTCGACCGACTCAAGTCACACGACGACCGGCGCATGCCGAGAGGCGAGTGTGTCTTTTGCGACATTATCGAGCGGCGTCAGCCGGCGTACATTGTCGCCGAGACAGACGACGTGATTGCATTTCTCGACGTGCTCCCGATTCGTGCAG GACACACGCTTGTGGTGCCCAAGTCGCATGTAAAGAGCATCTCGGATCTGAGCCCAAAGCAGTCTGCATCGCTCATGCTCAATGTCGTgtcggtcgcgcgcacTATGGAAAAAG CCTTTGGCATTACGGGGCTCCAAGTTGCTGCGAATCAGGAATATGCACAGGCGGTGGACCAC GTGCACTTTCATATCGTCCCAGCCCCGTTGCCGTCTGGCTCATCGTCCCCCCTCGAAAAGTACAATACCCAAGGGACGCTGCAGCTGATgggccggcgcgacgagctcggcgacgaggaagGCGAGGACCTTGCCAACCgcatgcgcacggccaCAGGCACGCTCGCCAAACTGTAG
- a CDS encoding uncharacterized protein (COG:S; EggNog:ENOG503P39K; TransMembrane:2 (i26-46o66-87i)) has protein sequence MARRDGAAEAGDAPLYRRSNAKSETYGFSLYIFASVLWVLWVLWAVCPDSVLMRLGIAWFPRRDWAYLLIAWSLVLVLMTYIGFGALNMYHTPPLDSLDCMTDGLGGLPTL, from the exons ATggcacggcgcgacggcgcggccgaggcgggcgatgcgccgctttACCGACGGAGCAATGCAAAGAGCGAGACGTATGGATTTTCGCTGTATATTTTTGCGTCGGTCCTGTGGGTCTTGTGGGTCCTCTGGGCAGTGTGCCCCGACTCGGTGCTgatgcgcctcggcatTGCCTGGTTTCCTCGACGCGACTGGGCGTACCTGCTGATCGCTTGGTCGCTCGTGCTTGTGCTAATGACGTACATTGGATTCGGCGCACTAAACATGTACCATACCCCCccgctcgactcgctcgactGCATGAcag ACGGGCTGGGCGGGCTCCCCACTTTGTGA
- the DPH2 gene encoding Diphthamide biosynthesis protein 2 (EggNog:ENOG503NUDH; COG:J), translating to MATAFSSADAAVIEHEVELDERAVLATAEHTHASVDEVYQVDRTARDLVFWPGSDERIEPPLERVALQFPDEALVDSVPLYRALQRALQRLGGKVPRLYILADTSYGSCCVDEVAAAHVQADAVVHYGHACLSPTAKLPALYTFPRHAIDVDEAVRGLCDAGNALPLDTLQAVVLTYDVAYEHAAGDVYAALQHAWTGPQLLLSQVDTLSTYKARLLQRTKSDTADATPTANVKGAPPPTATAMPDPLSASVLGAGRHFELPEHVTLEKTAALYLGPESRALTHLLLTLGPQHAVASYDPAAKRTRTETGKTNRLLMRRYATIQKARDASVIGLVIGTLGVHAYLPLVKELRRVLTSPVSQRKVYTISVGKLNPAKLANFQEIDAFVLIACPENSLLDTKEFLRPIVTPWEMMLAVRAHGGREVPWSGAYVLDLEAAVHDAAQVETDEAPDEDEQPHYSFATGTYVTRTRYGEKDADVGETSQALQKLDVAPHELAVRDASGRMVKVLDSAALAHHQQRSWVGLDANEGTDRPAAVLEQGMAGFAQQYRTADGDAEGGVQNEPSSPSFQLGSSPNARTKRAMEDTSYDTSVASMPEKRGMRAHSPALETDIEESDTELPRPAAAQRMRGRGEKPAPLFFSDESEEEVGDERKSRMDRLRELARQRAAQNDEQEEEKEPAAPEPRPSPPLAESSEDEAPAPKPQVKGLSRKDQREMHSMSARLRREQRATLSKREPKRYQLSELLSTIQHSESAPQSSSDPVESSSTPDRMPAPRSRAHTPPRALDPFPDLEKERAQRKWAMLHAQPAQPDSDSDVEVVALTGPSKRPRTHFRAPPRDTERAEADQQLYALGARPRTPRRQRIATDEYRSPNAAAPDAGVVGDKEMDAAAHSFALAAHKVAGTLAPSSPIYADDGEEQPHSPPHRKHVPVVMDLAQLNATVLRKSYEQNAKIAAMKQGKAKSKPKEHPEEPEKTQEPEEAQGPVEPAAPEKHQDDTPPSSQEIFVHQDDPVDTERHTNVRRDSASSQEQSEKENVPLSPIAQDDPELDVDLGRFFAPTQRPSLSEAPLFTEPEPASMKSARTDSNSSVLAQFFESTQDGPTRGASLDLFANQQREGPVGGMTQFFDPTPSASTHPTRSQEAMPPPSRARSSDGFAALRRAQQEEAKALLSPELLPSLDESLAERDAESFREAQAPRGDDMMYINQDGFFTQTKPAEFATQAPPASQRMRAKERKDEWASQADDVPNEAPNDEAPALDHESEASDMPQVEVDADADAALLKALSGSDTEDDEEEEDEEEEEEEDALSEASHHSASSDAQARWKSILAKPKARRPERSAFVYGEAEESDEDEPHRGEHGGLGGVFSDRGSGSEPEEGSDDDADLESLLDDERDEDEDERDEAARQRYLQHREEDDAAATALHERAIKGMLRSRRRRLDDPLAELLDEDADEDELRRKMRAPSFQAKRRRIDKDGLEELAERDDSQAFVRTYTETHATEDADRYDFLGEASSDEERITARDLRAEIRRHALQADEEEEEAPSEPEEDVSHKLHARRPTAPQPTDDEDAEYARLVFRPNVDAKDLPREVQERRAKLLEEYSNEPNWRQERGGRSGIDRRRTGQSKRASVPTTENRMAQPTRSAPSVLVHNVLRREARFRP from the exons ATGGCGACTGCATTCAGCTCTGCCGATGCCGCGGTCATTGAGCATGaagtcgagctcgacgaacGTGCGGTGCTCGCTACCGCTGAGCACACACACGCTTCGGTAGACGAAGTGTACCAGGTAGAccggacggcgcgcgacctcgTCTTTTGGCCGGggagcgacgagcgcatcgagccgccgctcgagcgtgtcgctcTCCAGTTTCctgacgaggcgctcgtcgactcTGTGCCGCTGTACCGCGCcttgcagcgcgcgctgcagcgcctgggcgGCAAGGTGCCGAGACTCTATATCCTCGCTGACACGAGCTACGGCAGCTGctgcgtcgacgaggtcgccgcggcgcatgtACAGGCGGACGCTGTCGTGCACTACGGCCACGCGTGCCTCAGCCCCACGGCCAAGCTGCCGGCGCTCTATACCTTTCCGCGGCACGCcatcgacgtcgacgaggccgtaCGCGGCCTGTGCGACGCAGGCAATGCACTGCCCCTCGATACGCTCCAGGCGGTGGTCCTGACGTACGATGTCGCGTACGagcacgcggccggcgacgtgtacgctgcgctgcagcatgCGTGGACTGGGCCGCAGCTCCTCCTGTCCCAAGTCGACACACTCTCGACGTACAAGGCGCGcttgctgcagcgcacaAAAAGCGACACAGCCGACGccacgccgacggcgaACGTCaaaggcgcgccgccgcccaccGCGACGGCGATGCCGGACCCTTTGTCTGCGTCGGTGCTCGGTGCCGGCCGCCACTTTGAGCTGCCGGAGCACGTCACGCTCGAAAAGACCGCCGCGCTGTACCTTGGCCCCGAGTCGCGCGCACTGACACACCTCCTCCTCACGCTCGGCCCCCAGCATGCGGTCGCCTCTTACGATCCTGCTGCTAAGCGTACGCGCACCGAGACCGGCAAGACCAACCGGCTGCTAATGCGGCGCTACGCAACAATCCAAAAAGCACGCGATGCCTCTGTCATTGGCCTCGtgatcggcacgctcggcgtgcacgcctACCTGCCACTGGTcaaggagctgcgtcgcgtccTGACGTCGCCCGTGTCCCAACGCAAGGTCTACACGATCAGCGTCGGCAAGCTGAATCCTGCCAAGCTCGCCAACTTTCAAGAGATTGACGCCTTTGTCCTTATTGCCTGCCCGGAAAACTCGCTACTCGACACGAAAGAGTTTCTGCGCCCGATCGTCACGCCGTGGGAAATGATGCTCGCTgtgcgcgcgcacggcgggCGCGAAGTGCCTTGGAGCGGCGCATACGTCCtggacctcgaggcggccgtgcatgacgcggcgcaggtcgagacggacgaggcgcccgacgaggacgagcagcCGCACTACTCCTTTGCGACCGGCACCTATGtcacgcgcacgcgctaCGGAGAGAAGGACGCTGACGTCGGCGAGACAAGCCAGGCGCTCCAGAAACTCGACGTCGCACCCCACGAactcgcggtgcgcgacgcgtcgggGCGCATGGTCAAGGTCCTCGAcagcgctgcgctcgcgcaccaccAGCAGCGGTCGTGGGTCGGCCTGGACGCCAACGAAGGCACAGACCGCCCCGCGGCCGTCCTCGAGCAAGGCATGGCCGGCTTCGCACAACAGTACCgcacggccgacggcgacgccgaaGGCGGCGTCCAGAACGAGCCCTC TTCCCCGTCGTTCCAGCTGGGGTCCTCGCCGAACGCGCGCACGAAGCGCGCCATGGAAGACACGAGCTACGATacgagcgtcgcctcgaTGCCCGAAAAacgcggcatgcgcgcgcACTCAcccgcgctcgagacggaTATTGAGGAGAGTGATACGGAGCTGCCGCGTcctgcggccgcgcagcgtaTGCGGGGGCGGGGCGAGAagcccgcgccgctcttttTTTCGGATGAGAGCGAGGAAGAGGTAGGGGACGAGCGCAAGAGCCGTATGGACCGCCTCCGCGAActtgcgcggcagcgcgccgcacagaacgacgagcaggaggAAGAAAAAGAgccggccgcgcccgagccacGCCCCAgcccgccgctcgcggagAGCTCTGAGGACgaagcgccggcgcccaaGCCGCAGGTCAAGGGCCTCTCGCGCAAGGACCAGCGCGAGATGCACAGTATGTCTGCGCGTCTGCGGCGTGAGCAGCGTGCGACACTGTCCAAGCGCGAGCCGAAACGCTACCAGCTCTCTGAGCTCCTCAGCACGATCCAGCACTCggagagcgcgccgcagagcAGCTCGGATCCCGTCGAGTCGTCCTCCACGCCAGACCGTatgcctgcgccgcgtagCCGTGCacacacgccgccgcgtgcgcttgATCCGTTTCCTGACCTGGAAAAAgagcgggcgcagcgcaagtgGGCCATGCTTCATGCGCAGCCCGCGCAGCCCGACAGCGACAGCGACGTGGAAGTCGTGGCACTCACTGGACCATCCAAGCGGCCGCGCACACACTTCCGCGCCCCGCCCCGCGACACGGAACgggccgaggcggaccaGCAGCTGTACGCGCTcggggcgcggccgcggacgccgcgccggcaaCGCATCGCTACGGACGAGTACCGCTCGCCAaacgcggcggcgcccgacgcaggcgtcgtcggcgacaaGGAAatggacgcggcggcgcactcgtTTGCGCTGGCCGCCCACAAGGTTGCCGGGACCCTGGCGCCTTCTTCGCCGATTTatgccgacgacggcgaggaacagccgcactcgccgccgcaccgcaAGCACGTCCCCGTTGTGATggaccttgcgcagctcaaTGCcacggtgctgcgcaagtcGTACGAGCAGAATGCCAAGATTGCCGCTATGAAGCAAGGAAAAGCAAAAAGCAAGCCCAAGGAGCACCCCGAGGAGCCCGAGAAGACTCAAGAGCCGGAAGAGGCCCAAGGGCCCGTGGAGCCCGCCGCCCCTGAAAAGCACCAGgacgacacgccgccgtCCTCGCAGGAAATTTTCGTGCACCAAGATGACCCTGTCGACACGGAGCGCCATACCAACGTCCGCCgcgactcggcgagctcgcaGGAGCAAAGCGAGAAGGAAAATGTGCCGCTCTCGCCGATTGCACAGGACGATCCCGAGCTTGATGTGGACCTCGGTCGCTTCTTTgcgccgacgcagcgcccgtcgctgagcgaggCACCACTCTTCACCGAGCCTGAGCCGGCGTCGATGAAGAGCGCACGGACCGACTCCAATTCGTCGGTCCTTGCGCAGTTCTTTGAGAGCACGCAAGACGgcccgacgcgcggcgcgtcgctcgacctcTTTGCGaaccagcagcgcgaggggCCGGTCGGCGGCATGACGCAGTTCTTTGATCCGACGCCGTCCGCGTCTACGCATCCGACGCGTAGCCAGGAAgcgatgccgccgccgtcgcgcgcgcgcagcagcgacggattcgcggcgctgcggcgcgcacagcaagaagaggccaaggcgctcctctcgcccgagctcctgccctcgctcgacgagtcgcttgcagagcgcgacgcagagAGCTTCCGCGAGGCAcaggcgccgcgtggcGACGACATGATGTACATTAATCAGGACGGCTTCTTTACCCAGACCAAGCCCGCCGAATTTGccacgcaggcgccgcccgcgtcgcagcggatgcgcgccaaggagcgcaaggacgaGTGGGCGTCGCAGGCCGATGATGTGCCGAACGAGGCGCCTaacgacgaggcgcctgcATTGGACCACGAGTCCGAGGCGAGCGACATGCCGCAAGTCGAAGTCGATGCGGACgcggatgcggcgctcttgAAAGCGCTTTCTGGCTCGGACACCGAGgatgacgaggaggaggaggacgaggaagaggaagaggaggaggacgcgcTCTCGGAAGCGTCGCACcactcggcctcgtccgacGCCCAGGCGCGTTGGAAGTCGATTCTTGCCAAGCCCaaagcgcgccgccccgaGCGCTCAGCATTTGTCTATGGCGAGGCTGAAGAGTCCGATGAGGACGAGCcgcaccgcggcgagcacggcggTCTTGGCGGTGTCTTTAGCGACCGCGGCTCGGGTTCCGAGCCGGAGGAGGGctcggacgacgatgcAGACCTCGAGAGTCtgctggacgacgagcgcgatgaggacgaggacgagcgcgacgaggccgcgcgtcAGCGCTACCTGCAGCATCGCGAGGaagacgacgccgcggctACGGCcctgcacgagcgtgcCATCAAAGGTAtgctgcgcagccggcgccgccgtctCGACGACCcccttgccgagctgctcgacgaagATGCCGATGaagacgagctgcgccgcaagatGCGTGCGCCCTCTTTCCAGGCCaagcgccggcgcatcgacaaggacggcctcgaggaactggccgagcgcgacgattCTCAGGCGTTTGTCAGGACCTATACCGAGACGCACGCTACCGAAGACGCGGACCGCTACGActtcctcggcgaggcaagcagcgacgaggagcgcatcaCTGCGCGCGACCTACGTGCCGAGATCCGCcggcatgcgctgcaggcggacgaggaggaggaagaaGCGCCGTCCGAGCCCGAGGAGGACGTCTCGCACAAGCTCCATGCACGCCGCCccactgcgccgcagccgaccGATGACGAGGATGCAGAGTACGCGCGTCTCGTCTTCCGCCCCAACGTCGACGCCAAGGACCTCCCCCGCGAGGTGcaagagcgccgtgcgaAGCTCCTCGAAGAGTACAGCAACGAGCCCAACTGGCgccaggagcgcggcgggcgctcCGGCATCGACCGTCGGCGCACTGGCCAGTCGAAACGCGCCTCGGTACCTACGACGGAGAACCGCATGGCGCAGCCCACACGCTCCGCACCGTCGGTGCTCGTGCACAacgtcctgcgccgcgaagCGCGCTTTCGTCCCTAG